The Magnetococcales bacterium sequence TGGAAAAATTGATCACCCGTCATACGGGTTTGCGACCGCGCTTCCGCCAGGGTGAAAAAAACAAGATACGCAACTCGATCCAGTATTATTACTACTTTTTGGAAAATCCGGTCGAAAAACTGTTGCAGCGGGAACTCCAACTGCTGGCAGCGGACGTTGACGATGTCCGGGCGCTCGATCCCTTGATCAGCAATCTGTTCCAACTGGCCGTCAAATTGCGGGCTTCGGACATTCATATCCGCCCCATGGACCGCACCATCAACGTGGCCTTCCGGATCGATGGTGTGATGCGCTCCATGTTTGCCATGCCCCCCAACATGAAGCGTTTGATCTCCACGCTCAAAATGCGCGCCGATATGGACATTGCCGAGCAACGCCTGCCCCAGGACGGCAGCTTTTCCGAAACGATTCTCAACAGCCGTTTCGATTTTCGTGTTTCCACAACGGTCTGTCCCTTCGGGGAAAACGTCGTGATGCGCCTGCTCCCCATGCGCAGCGACTTCATGAGCATGACCCAGTTGGGTTTCGAACCGGAAGATATTGCCCTGTTACGGAAAATTTTCAACGAACCCTTTGGTATCGTCCTGCTCACCGGCCCGACCGGATCCGGGAAAACCACGACGCTCTATGCCGCAGTCCGTGCCCTGAACCTGACCGAAAAAAACGTCCTGACGGTCGAAAACCCCATTGAATACCGGATTCCGCTGGTGCGCCAAACCCAGATCAACGTCAAGGCAGGGTATACCTTTGCCTCGGCGATCCGGCACTTTCTCCGGCATGACCCGGATGTCATCCTGGTGGGCGAAATCCGCGACAAAGAAACCGCAGAAACAGCGATTTCGGCATCGGAAACAGGCCATCTGGTGCTGTCAACCCTGCATACCAATACCGCCTTCGGTGCCTTGCCCAGGTTTCGCTCACTGGGTATCCCCTCCTTCATGTTGGCAGACTCCCTGGTCGGCGTGGTGAGCCAACGTCTGGTCCGACGCATTTGCAGCAATTGTCGTGAAGAGTATCAACCCACCCAGGAAGAGTTGGATTATGTCAATGATCCGACCATCCAGGTACTCTATCGGGGCAAAGGGTGTCCGACCTGTTTCGGTTCCGGTTACCTGGGACGAACCCTGGTCTACGAAGTCCTCGAAATCAAAAAAGAACTCTCAACCCAGATCGCCCGGGACGATCATCTGGACGATATGCTCGTAACGGCCAAAAAAACCGGTTTCAGAGACATCATGGATTGTGCCCGATCCAAATTGAAACGGGGAGAAATTTCCGTCAATGAGGTGATCCGGGTCCTGGGTTACTGAAAAGAGGCTGTCCAAAAAAACATGATGTCTTCATAAAAACAACAAACCAGTATTTTTACCTGGGAATTCATAGACACCCTCTGAGGGAATCGCGCCATGGGACATTTTCGTTACAAGCTGATCGACAAGGATGGGGTAATCCGTGGCGGATTGGTGGAGTTGCCCTTCCAGAACCCCATTTCGGCCATGACCTATCTGGAAAAAAAGGGGAGTACGGTCCTTTTCGCCGAAAGTGTGCCGCCCCTGCTTTCCAGATTGATTGCCCTGCTGACGGAATTTTTCGCCAAACCCGTCACCAAGGCGGAACTGGCCGAGTCCCTGAGCAACGTTGCCGTGATGCTCAGTGCCGGTATTCCCTTGATGACCGCCCTGAAAGATGCCATGGCCGAACATGACAACTCCACCCTGGCACGTCTGGGAGGGGAAATCGTCATGCGCATCGAGGGCGGCACCAGCCTGGCCGATGCCGTCAAGGCCTATCCACAACACTTTCCCGGTTCCATGGTGTTCCTGGTCAGGCTGGGCGAGGAGAGCGGCAATCTGGATCGGACCCTCAAAGATGCCGGCGAACATGTCAAGCGTGTGGATCGCATCATCAATGACACCAAATCCGCCATGATCTATCCGGCATTCATGTTTACGGCCATCTTCGGTGCCATCGGTTTCTGGCTGGTCATTGTGGCCCCTGTCCTCAGTGAACTTTTCAGACAGGCAGAGTTGAAACTGCCCTGGTTTACCTTGATGGTCATTGCTGCTTCGGATTTTCTGAAAGAGTATATCCTGTACATTCTGGTATCTACCGTTGTTGGTGTCAGGGTATTGATGTTTATCAATAAAATTCATCAACCAACGCGACGATTCCTGCATGGTCTCTGGTTGAAGGTCCCCATCATCAAGATGATCATTCACTCGTTCAACCTGGCCTTCATCACCGAATATTTGAGCCTCATGTTGCAATCCGGCGTCGATATTTTCAAAAGCCTGGATACCATGAGCCAGAATCTCAAAAATGAAGTCTACAAGGAAAAATTGGCCCAGGTGCGTGCCAACCTCATCCAGGGTACCGGACTCCGGGATTCATTCCACTCGGTGAATATTTTCCCCAGTTTCGTGGTCCGGATGATCGGCGTCGGCGAACAAAGCGGTACCCTCTCCGATCAGCTCAAATACATCGCCGAAGATTACCGAACCAAGCTGGAATTGCTGGTCGCCAACATTGGCAAAATCATCGAACCCGTGGCCCTGGCTGTCGGCGGCGGATTGTTCCTGGTGATGATTATCGCCCTGTTTGCCCCGGTCTATCAGTTGGTTTCGAAGATGGGAGCCGGCTGATCGACCCGAATGGACGATATCGCATCTCTGTTCCATTCGCTGGTTGCCTCATGTTGGGCCGGGTGATTCCATCGGCGGGATAGACGAGGTTCATCGGTTGTACAGGATTGTTGTCCATGTTTTTGCACAGCCTGGAAATCAGAAACCTGCTCTCCTTTGGTCCCGATACCGAAGCGATTCCCCTGCGACCTCTCAACGTGCTGATCGGTACCAATGGATCCGGAAAATCAAATTTTCTTGAAGCCATCTCCCTCCTGCAAGCCTCACCACAGGATTTGAGCAAACCTATCCGTGATGCGGGTGGCATCGAAGAGTGGCTTTGGAAACCGGAGGGAAAGAATGTTGTTGCCAGTGTGGAGGCCGTGATTGAAAATCCTTGCAACAAGGAATCTCTTCTGATGCATCAATTAATTTTTGAAGAATATAGAAGAGGTCTTGGTATCGTTGAAGAATATATTAAAGACAAGGATCCTGTCCCGGGAAATTTAGAAATATTTCCATATTTTTGTCTTGAAAACAGGAGTGCAATACTGACAATCGGAAAAATAAATGGATCTCCTGTTCTTAAAGAGATTGATCTGAAGAGTATTGACAATGAACAATCTGTTCTGCAGCAGTTTGTTGATATTGAGCGATATCCTGAAATGACTCTCCTCGGTAAGATGTATAGAAATATTAAATTGTATCGGGAATGGTCTATTGGTCGTTATGCATCACCAAGGCTTTATCAGGATACTGATGGTCGATTATCTTTTCTTGAAGAAGATTTTAGTAATCTTGGGTTGATTTTAAATGGGATAAAGAAAAATATCGAAGCCAAGGAAATGATTTTGAAATATTTGCATAACCTTAATGGAGATATCAAGGATTTTGATGTCGATATAGCCAATGGCAAAGTACAGGTTTTTTTACAGGAAAAGTCGTTATCCATCCCGGCAACCCGCCTTTCGGATGGTACGTTGCGTTTTATTTGTTTGTTGGCCATTTTGTGCCATCCCAATCCTCCCCCTCTTGTCTGTATTGAGGAACCAGAGATGGGATTGCATCCAGATGTCATACCCTCCTTGGGTGACCTGCTTAGAGAAGCATCACAACGTATGCAGATTATTGTGACGACCCACTCGAGTTTGTTGGTAGACGAATTTACCTATACCCCGGAAGATGTCATTGTTTTTGATAAAGATAACATGCAAACGCGCATGCGGCGACTTTCTCAAGACGAGCTTAAGGCTTGGCTGGATGTTTATTCCCTGGGGGGTGGGTGGGTAAAGGGCCTGTGTGATGGAGTACGATAGTGATGTGCGTATGTATTTTTGTTGAAGGTGGTGGAGAGAAAGGTCAACAAAAGAATGGGTTGGATGTTCGCATGCGATTGGCCTTTAAAACATTTATTAGAAATGCTTTGAAAAATAAATTTCCCAAGAGTGATATGAATGATCTCGAACGTTTGTTTAAAATCAAGTCATGCGGCAGCAGGGATATAACCCTTAAAATCTTTTCCCAGGCATTGAACGAATGGAAACAGGGGAAGACGAAAGAATTTCCCTTGTTACTGGTTGATAGCGAAGGCCCAGTCCAAAAAGGTGTGGGACCGTGGGCGCATCTCAAGACAAGAGATGGATGGGGTTGTCCTGCCGGGGCTGTCGATGATCATGCACA is a genomic window containing:
- the tadA gene encoding Flp pilus assembly complex ATPase component TadA, translated to MAEGVQKKPMGELLKEKQLITQDHIELALQDQKITKEKVGEILERLGFVSQYDVAKTIAEQEKREYVDVDRVIPNEDTLRLFNQNLCELNHFIPLSHTGGEIQIISANDDVGQLEKLITRHTGLRPRFRQGEKNKIRNSIQYYYYFLENPVEKLLQRELQLLAADVDDVRALDPLISNLFQLAVKLRASDIHIRPMDRTINVAFRIDGVMRSMFAMPPNMKRLISTLKMRADMDIAEQRLPQDGSFSETILNSRFDFRVSTTVCPFGENVVMRLLPMRSDFMSMTQLGFEPEDIALLRKIFNEPFGIVLLTGPTGSGKTTTLYAAVRALNLTEKNVLTVENPIEYRIPLVRQTQINVKAGYTFASAIRHFLRHDPDVILVGEIRDKETAETAISASETGHLVLSTLHTNTAFGALPRFRSLGIPSFMLADSLVGVVSQRLVRRICSNCREEYQPTQEELDYVNDPTIQVLYRGKGCPTCFGSGYLGRTLVYEVLEIKKELSTQIARDDHLDDMLVTAKKTGFRDIMDCARSKLKRGEISVNEVIRVLGY
- a CDS encoding type II secretion system F family protein; translation: MGHFRYKLIDKDGVIRGGLVELPFQNPISAMTYLEKKGSTVLFAESVPPLLSRLIALLTEFFAKPVTKAELAESLSNVAVMLSAGIPLMTALKDAMAEHDNSTLARLGGEIVMRIEGGTSLADAVKAYPQHFPGSMVFLVRLGEESGNLDRTLKDAGEHVKRVDRIINDTKSAMIYPAFMFTAIFGAIGFWLVIVAPVLSELFRQAELKLPWFTLMVIAASDFLKEYILYILVSTVVGVRVLMFINKIHQPTRRFLHGLWLKVPIIKMIIHSFNLAFITEYLSLMLQSGVDIFKSLDTMSQNLKNEVYKEKLAQVRANLIQGTGLRDSFHSVNIFPSFVVRMIGVGEQSGTLSDQLKYIAEDYRTKLELLVANIGKIIEPVALAVGGGLFLVMIIALFAPVYQLVSKMGAG
- a CDS encoding AAA family ATPase, encoding MFLHSLEIRNLLSFGPDTEAIPLRPLNVLIGTNGSGKSNFLEAISLLQASPQDLSKPIRDAGGIEEWLWKPEGKNVVASVEAVIENPCNKESLLMHQLIFEEYRRGLGIVEEYIKDKDPVPGNLEIFPYFCLENRSAILTIGKINGSPVLKEIDLKSIDNEQSVLQQFVDIERYPEMTLLGKMYRNIKLYREWSIGRYASPRLYQDTDGRLSFLEEDFSNLGLILNGIKKNIEAKEMILKYLHNLNGDIKDFDVDIANGKVQVFLQEKSLSIPATRLSDGTLRFICLLAILCHPNPPPLVCIEEPEMGLHPDVIPSLGDLLREASQRMQIIVTTHSSLLVDEFTYTPEDVIVFDKDNMQTRMRRLSQDELKAWLDVYSLGGGWVKGLCDGVR